A genomic segment from Bacillus rossius redtenbacheri isolate Brsri chromosome 5, Brsri_v3, whole genome shotgun sequence encodes:
- the LOC134531902 gene encoding cytochrome P450 6k1-like produces the protein MFDFGLLDFVVLAVIAGLLIYFYYWKQFRYWRNKGVPYAEPEFFFGNFKEMFFQRKSFAHFIQDLHMQGKGHPLFGFYIFGRPALLLRDPQMIKHVFVKDFGHFVDRYAKADFKHDPLGSRNLFMEKGQPWRHMRTKITPVFTSGKMRRMFPLVTRCGENLQEYLDEIGARGTKPVEIRETMARFATDVISTCAYGVEANSMKDKDAEFRKFGRIVFEFDVRRTLEIMVIFFVPAFVKLGLFKFFSPETTKYLRKVFWEVITVREKNNIKRNDLIDLLIQLKNQGRIEDEGVDDNEKSNQPISKTSDFTDDDLVAQAAIFFTAGYETNSSTLCFCLYELSGAPDIQQRLRRDIVDTLERHGGEITYEAMQEMTYLEKVVSETLRKYPPVGFLDRVCTKDYVLPDAGVHVQKGTPVYVPVHGIHRDPEFYPDPESFDPERFSEQSKQARTPYTYLSFGEGPHNCIGLRFAQMTVKTSLVHVLSRYEVRRCSETPASLEFSTKAIILAATEDIKLVFRPLADGAQ, from the exons ATGTTTGACTTCGGTCTTTTGGACTTTGTGGTCCTTGCTGTGATAGCAGGTCTTCTGATCTACTTTTACTACTGGAAACAGTTCCGTTACTGGAGGAACAAAGGGGTTCCCTACGCTGAACCGGAATTTTTCTTCGGGAATTTCAAGGAAATGTTCTTCCAACGAAAATCATTCGCCCATTTTATACAAGATCTCCATATGCAAGGAAAAGGACACCCTCTCtttggattttatatttttggcaG ACCAGCGCTGCTACTGAGGGACCCACAGATGATCAAGCACGTCTTCGTGAAGGACTTCGGCCACTTCGTGGACCGCTACGCCAAGGCGGACTTCAAGCACGACCCGCTCGGCAGCCGGAACCTCTTCATGGAGAAGGGCCAGCCGTGGCGCCACATGCGCACCAAGATCACGCCCGTCTTCACGTCGGGCAAGATGAGGAGGATGTTCCCGCTGGTGACCCGGTGCGGGGAGAATCTTCAGGAGTACCTGGACGAGATCGGCGCGCGCGGGACCAAGCCGGTCGAGATCAGGGAGACGATGGCGCGGTTCGCGACGGACGTCATATCCACCTGCGCCTACGGCGTCGAGGCAAACTCGATGAAGGACAAGGACGCCGAGTTCCGCAAGTTCGGCCGCATCGTGTTCGAGTTCGATGTGCGGCGCACGCTCGAGATCATGGTCATCTTCTTCGTCCCGGCGTTCGTGAAGCTGGGGCTCTTCAAGTTCTTCTCTCCGGAGACGACCAAGTACCTGCGCAAGGTCTTCTGGGAGGTCATCACCGTCCGCGAGAAGAACAACATCAAGAGGAACGACCTGATAGACCTGCTGATCCAGCTGAAGAACCAAGGGAGGATTGAAGACGAGGGCGTGGACGACAACGAGAAAAGTAATCAGCCGATCTCCAAAACTTCAG ACTTCACCGACGACGACCTGGTGGCACAGGCCGCCATATTCTTCACCGCCGGGTACGAGACCAACTCGTCGACCCTGTGCTTCTGTCTGTACGAGCTGTCAGGGGCCCCGGACATCCAGCAGCGACTCAGACGCGACATAGTCGACACCTTGGAGAGGCACGGAGGGGAAATCACCTATGAAGCCATGCAAGAGATGACCTACTTGGAAAAGGTCGTCTCAG AGACGCTGAGGAAGTACCCGCCGGTGGGGTTCCTGGACCGCGTGTGCACCAAGGACTACGTGCTGCCCGACGCGGGGGTCCACGTGCAGAAGGGCACGCCCGTGTACGTGCCGGTGCACGGCATCCACAGGGACCCGGAGTTCTACCCGGACCCGGAATCCTTCGACCCGGAGCGGTTCAGCGAGCAGAGCAAGCAGGCCAGGACCCCCTACACCTACCTGTCTTTCGGAGAAGGACCTCACAACTGCATAG GCCTGCGCTTCGCCCAGATGACGGTGAAGACGTCTCTGGTCCACGTGCTGTCGCGGTACGAGGTCCGTCGCTGCAGCGAGACTCCCGCGTCCTTGGAGTTCAGCACCAAGGCCATCATCCTGGCCGCGACCGAGGACATCAAGCTCGTCTTCAGACCGCTCGCCGACGGAGCGCAGTAG